A genomic stretch from Streptococcus oralis includes:
- a CDS encoding CsbD family protein — translation MSLENKLDQATGAIKEGFGKVTGDSKTEAEGAVEKTVAKAKEVVEDAKGAVEGAVEGLKNSFKKED, via the coding sequence ATGTCACTTGAAAATAAATTGGATCAAGCAACTGGTGCTATCAAAGAAGGATTTGGTAAAGTTACTGGCGATAGCAAGACAGAAGCAGAAGGCGCTGTAGAAAAAACAGTTGCGAAAGCAAAAGAAGTAGTTGAAGATGCTAAAGGTGCTGTAGAAGGTGCCGTTGAAGGTCTTAAAAATTCATTTAAGAAAGAAGACTAA